GCATCCAGTCCGATAAACGGGTTATCCATCACCAACACCCTTGGGTTAGTAAGTAATGTTTTCGTTAGCTGAAACTTACGAAGTTCTCCACTGGAAAGAAGAATCAGTTTCTTATCCAGCATTGGTTCAATGGCAAAGAGTTCAAAAAGCTCATCTCGCAGCTGAGTATCGGAGACTTCTCCAAAACCATCTTTTACCACCGGAGCATCATCCTGATCGTGCGCATTCCATCTTTGCTGGTAATAGTAATTGGCATCGGCAGCACCATAGGTATCACGGAAAGCAATGTATTTTATATTATCATAAGCTGTATTTGTAATGGATGGAGAGAAATCGTATTCCAGTGTACCCTCTTTCAATGGATATTTACCCAACAAAGTATCTACCAGTAAACTCTTCCCACTTGCGTTGGGACCAACGATTGCCAGGTGTTCCCCAGCTTCCAGATTCATAGTCAAAGGGTGAGTATAACGATACGCTTCATTACGGGCAACTCCCCCTTCCAAACGAATAATTGATTGCATTTTGATTCTTTTTATTCCAAAAACAGTGCAAAAGTAGTGTTTTATTCTTCAAATAATATAAATATTGTCAGATAATAAAAGAAAGAAAATATTTACTTACAGATTTAGTATATTCATTTCTTTTTTATGTACGTTTGTATTATGGCATTTATTTTATATTACAATCATTATTAATATAGAGTTATGATTAAAAGATTCTTTTTAGGCGTACTTGCCCTTTCGGCTATATTGACTGTCAGCGCAGACGAAGGCAGACTGCTGCGATTTCCCAACATTCATGGCGATAATATTGTTTTCTCCTATGCAGGAGATCTTTATTCCGTGAACAAGCAGGGAGGAACAGCGCGTAAATTAACTTCGAACATCGGTTATGAGATGTTTCCACATTTCTCACCGAATGGTAAACAGATTGCTTTTACCGGACAGTATGACGGAAATACGGAAGTATTTGTAATGCCTGCGGAAGGTGGAGAGCCTAAGCGACTCACATACACGGCAACTTTAGGCCGTGATGATCTTGGTGACCGAATGGGCCCCAACAATATTGTGATGGACTGGACACGCGATGGAAAGAGTGTTTTGTTCCGTACTCGTCAGAATACATTCAATGACTTTACCGGCCAATTACTCACAGTTCCCATTGACGGAGGTGTTCCTACAGAAATTCCTTTGAAGAACGGAGGGTTCTCCACCTATTCACCAGACGGAAAACAATTGGCATACAACTATGTGTTCCGCGAATTCCGTACCTGGAAAAGATATCAGGGAGGAATGGCCGATGATATCCGCATCTTCGATTTTAATACCAAAGAATCAAAGAAGATCACAAACCATGTAAGACAGGACGTTTTCCCTATGTGGAACCAGAATGGAGATGAGATTTATTTCCTTTCCGACCGCGACGACGTGATGAATCTTTACGTTTATCAGCTTTCTACCCAGCAAACCAGGCAGCTTACCTTTTACAAGGACTATGATATTAAGTTTCCAAGCATCGGTGGTGACCAGATTGTATACGAATATGGCGGTTATATCTACCGTTTCGATACAAAAAGTAAAACAGCTAGTAAGGTAACAGTCGAGATTAATAACGATCAGGAATATTCTCGTCCGGAATGGAAAGATGTTAGTTCACAGATTTCCTCTTACAGTGTAGCGCCTAATGGCGAACGGGTACTTCTTACAGCTCGTGGAGATGTTTTTTCTCTGCCTGGAAAAGAAGGGATCACTTATAATCTCACCAACTCATCGGATGCAAATGATCAGAATGCACTTTGGTCTCCCGATGGCAAACAGCTTTCATACGTATCTGATAAAGACGGTGAATTCCGTATATACGTGCGCAATGCAGCTACCTGTGAAGAGAAAATTGTAACCAAAGATATAAAGACTTATATCATAGACTATTCATGGTCGCCTAATTCACAGAAGATTCTTTGGAGCGATAAGAGAAATACACTAAACATAACTGATATAGCTACAGGAAAAACTACTTTAGTGGAAGAATCGGGGGTGGGACTCATTGATGAATTCAATTGGTCACCCGACAGTCGCTTCATTACTTATGCCCGTCCGGAAAAGGCTATGAATAACGTAATTATTTACGATGTAGAAACTGGTGAGAAACACGTCATTACTGACGGATGGTACAATTCAGGTACGCCCAACTTTAGTTCTAACGGTAAGTACCTTGTATTCCAGTCGGCCCGGACTTTCAATCCCACATACGGAGAAACAGAATGGAACCACGTGTACAACAACATGTGTAAGGTCTACATTCTCCCAATAAAGTCGGATGCCAAGATTCCTTTTACACCTGTGAATGACATGATTGGCCAGACTGCTGCACCAAAAGAGGAAATTTTTAAGCAAGTGGGCGTAGAGAAGAAAGGATTTGAAAAGAAAGCTAACATTATAAGCTACAGTTTCCAAGATGCCGTTGAATTACCTATTCAGGCAGGCTATTACCGTAACCTTCACATGGTAGGACAAAAGGTATACTATAACCGTGGAGGAAGTACTTTTGTTTACGATCTTGAGAAAAAAGTCGAGACTGATTTAGGCGCTAACATTGTTTTTGGCAATGGATATAAAAAAGCACTAGCCATAAAAGATCAGAAAATACAGGTGATTGATGTTCCAACAGCAGCCGTAAACATCAACGAGCCTATCAATCTGGGAGACATGAGGAAGCGGATAGATTATCATCAGGAATGGATGCAAATCTACAACGAAAGCTGGAGACAGATGCGCGATTTCTTCTATGCACCCAATATGCACGGCGTTGATTGGAACAAGGTTTATGAGAAATACAAAGCTCTGATTCCTTATGTGAACCACCGTACAGACCTCACCTATATCATTGGTGAAATGATTGGCGAACTAAGCATTGGTCATGCTTATTCACAGAATGGCGAACACCCTACTCCTACTCGTATTCCGATGGGTATGCTGGGAGCAAACTTCACAAAAGATACATCCGGTTACTTCAAAGTTGAATCCATCACCGCAGGAGCCAACTGGGATAAATCAACCCGCTCTCCGCTCACCATGCCGGGAGTTAACGTGAAGAAGGGCGATTACATTATTGCTATCAACGAACATTCACTGAAAGATGTTAAGGATCCTCAGGAACTATTGATTGGACTGGCCGGAAAGACTACCGAACTTACAGTTAACATTGTTCCTTCCGAAAAAGGAGCCCGCACCGTTCTGGTAACTCCGCTGGCCGATGTTGCCAAGCTGAATTACTATAACTGGGTACAGGAGAACACCCGCAAGGTGAATGAAGCAAGCAACGGAGAAGTGGGCTATATTCATATTCCTGACATGGGAGTTGACGGACTGAATGAGTTTGTGAAACATTACTATCCGCAACTAATGAAGAAAGCACTTATTATTGATGACCGTGGTAATGGCGGTGGTAACGTATCGCCAATGATTATTGAGAGACTGATGCGTGTTCCAACTTTCTTCACCATGCATGCCGGACAAAAAGAAGGCTCCGTAAATCCGGTTGGTACATTTATGGGCCCCAAAGTATTACTGATAAATGAATATTCAGCTTCTGACGGCGACCTGTTCCCCTACCGTTTTAAATACAACAAGCTGGGAACAGTGATTGGCAAGCGCACCTGGGGAGGTGTAGTTGGTTACAGTGGCACAGTTCCCGTTGTGGATGGCGGCTCCATTGTAACTCCATCTTATGCTCCTTATGCTGTCGACGGAAGTGGCTTCATTATTGAAGGCCGAGGCGTAGAGCCAAATATTGAAATTGAAAACGATCCGTACAAGGACTATATGGGAGAAGATCAGCAGTTGAGCAAAGCAATTGAAGTTGCATTGGATAAGCTGAGAACAGAAAAGCAGGAGATTCCAGCAATTCCGGCATTTCCCGATAAGAGTAAAAGAAACAAATAATACCTAGTTTGATTTGTTGAACAGGCGGTGACGGAGTTAATCTGTTATCGCCTGTTTTTTATTCATTTATTTATTGAGCAATCATTGCCAATCCATTGGAGAATAAAATAAATCCATTCTCCAATGGATTTATTTTATTCTCCAGCTTTTTCTATTTCATCTTCCATTGAATTGTTTTAAGTATATTTGCAGCAAACATCAACCCCCAATTTACCAATGGAAAAAGCAGAAGCCTTACTGATTATCGACATGCAAAAAGTTGCATTTACCGTTACACGTTATGATTCAGAGAGTGTAACTCGTAGAATAGCCCGGTTGGCAGAGCAATTCCGCCTGAAAAATAAAAAAGTAATCTTCATTCAGCACAACGGAGAGGTGGATAACTATTGCTACCCTAATACAGAAGAGTGGGAAATTATATCTGAACTTCCTGTTCAACCGGAAGATATTGTGGTAGAAAAACGAGCTAACGATTCTTTTTACAAAACAAATCTGGAAGAAATTCTGAGAACACACAACATTGAAAAGCTATACATCACCGGTTGTGCAACAGATTTTTGTGTAGATGCCACTGTAAAAACAGCTTTAACAAAAGATTATGATATAACCATTGTAAGTGATTGCCACACAACAGCCGACCGTCCGTTTTGCAAAGCAAAGACTCTGATTGATTTTTATAACTGGCTTTGGGCTGATTTGACAAAGACAAAATATAAAATCAAAGTTGTTCCGGTAGCAGAAGTCAATATTGATTAGAATCCAGTCAATCGTTCTTTTGAGGATAGAGAGCCTCAATGCTACTCTTGTACTTCCTCCCAACAGGCAATTCCTTTCCTGAAATAAGAACCGAGGTATTTGATACAGCTTCTATTCGTTTCATTGCCACCAAATAAGAACGATGTATACGAATAAACTGCGAAGAAGGCAGTTTATTCTCCAAAGCAGAAAGACTGCCATAAACAACAATCCTTTTGTCGGGAGTTACAATTTTATAATAGTTGCTAAGGCTGTGGATATATATAATCTCATCAACAGCAATCTTATAAAGTTTACGCTCAGAGCGGACTGTGATAAATTCATCTTTATCGGAAACTACCTTATCTCGTTCAAGGTTGATTATTTCTGCAGCTTTAAGAACCGCCTTTTCAAATCGTTCAAATGAGATAGGTTTCAGGAGATAATCAACGGCATTTACTTCATAGCTTTCTACTGCAAAACGATCAAATGCAGTACAAAAGATCACCTTTGGAGGATTCTCCTGACTTTTTATCCACTCCATACCATTAATCTTCGGCATCTGAATATCCAGAAAAACTAAATCAACTTTATTTTCCTGCAAAAAACAGTTTGCTCCAAAAGTATCAGTACAGCGTCCTGCTACCTCGAAACCTTCCAGACGATCAATGTATATTTCAAGAACATCGAGCGCCAGCTCTTCATCATCAACTAATAAACAACGTATAGGACTCATTATGGCAATTTAATTTTTAAGGAACTAACATAACTTTGATCAATAACCTTTGTGTCAAACACATATCTTCCGGGATATAAGATATCCAGACGATCACGCACAT
This genomic interval from uncultured Bacteroides sp. contains the following:
- a CDS encoding S41 family peptidase: MIKRFFLGVLALSAILTVSADEGRLLRFPNIHGDNIVFSYAGDLYSVNKQGGTARKLTSNIGYEMFPHFSPNGKQIAFTGQYDGNTEVFVMPAEGGEPKRLTYTATLGRDDLGDRMGPNNIVMDWTRDGKSVLFRTRQNTFNDFTGQLLTVPIDGGVPTEIPLKNGGFSTYSPDGKQLAYNYVFREFRTWKRYQGGMADDIRIFDFNTKESKKITNHVRQDVFPMWNQNGDEIYFLSDRDDVMNLYVYQLSTQQTRQLTFYKDYDIKFPSIGGDQIVYEYGGYIYRFDTKSKTASKVTVEINNDQEYSRPEWKDVSSQISSYSVAPNGERVLLTARGDVFSLPGKEGITYNLTNSSDANDQNALWSPDGKQLSYVSDKDGEFRIYVRNAATCEEKIVTKDIKTYIIDYSWSPNSQKILWSDKRNTLNITDIATGKTTLVEESGVGLIDEFNWSPDSRFITYARPEKAMNNVIIYDVETGEKHVITDGWYNSGTPNFSSNGKYLVFQSARTFNPTYGETEWNHVYNNMCKVYILPIKSDAKIPFTPVNDMIGQTAAPKEEIFKQVGVEKKGFEKKANIISYSFQDAVELPIQAGYYRNLHMVGQKVYYNRGGSTFVYDLEKKVETDLGANIVFGNGYKKALAIKDQKIQVIDVPTAAVNINEPINLGDMRKRIDYHQEWMQIYNESWRQMRDFFYAPNMHGVDWNKVYEKYKALIPYVNHRTDLTYIIGEMIGELSIGHAYSQNGEHPTPTRIPMGMLGANFTKDTSGYFKVESITAGANWDKSTRSPLTMPGVNVKKGDYIIAINEHSLKDVKDPQELLIGLAGKTTELTVNIVPSEKGARTVLVTPLADVAKLNYYNWVQENTRKVNEASNGEVGYIHIPDMGVDGLNEFVKHYYPQLMKKALIIDDRGNGGGNVSPMIIERLMRVPTFFTMHAGQKEGSVNPVGTFMGPKVLLINEYSASDGDLFPYRFKYNKLGTVIGKRTWGGVVGYSGTVPVVDGGSIVTPSYAPYAVDGSGFIIEGRGVEPNIEIENDPYKDYMGEDQQLSKAIEVALDKLRTEKQEIPAIPAFPDKSKRNK
- a CDS encoding cysteine hydrolase family protein, producing the protein MEKAEALLIIDMQKVAFTVTRYDSESVTRRIARLAEQFRLKNKKVIFIQHNGEVDNYCYPNTEEWEIISELPVQPEDIVVEKRANDSFYKTNLEEILRTHNIEKLYITGCATDFCVDATVKTALTKDYDITIVSDCHTTADRPFCKAKTLIDFYNWLWADLTKTKYKIKVVPVAEVNID
- a CDS encoding LytTR family DNA-binding domain-containing protein, coding for MSPIRCLLVDDEELALDVLEIYIDRLEGFEVAGRCTDTFGANCFLQENKVDLVFLDIQMPKINGMEWIKSQENPPKVIFCTAFDRFAVESYEVNAVDYLLKPISFERFEKAVLKAAEIINLERDKVVSDKDEFITVRSERKLYKIAVDEIIYIHSLSNYYKIVTPDKRIVVYGSLSALENKLPSSQFIRIHRSYLVAMKRIEAVSNTSVLISGKELPVGRKYKSSIEALYPQKND